In Flavobacterium sp. N3904, one DNA window encodes the following:
- the galE gene encoding UDP-glucose 4-epimerase GalE, producing MKIVVTGGLGFIGSHTVVELQNQGFEVVVIDNLSNSSIEVLDGIERITGKKPIFSAIDLREKLAVQSFFMEHIDIAGVIHFAASKAVGESVKNPLLYYENNLGALVYILQELEKKAAAHFIFSSSCTVYGQAEVMPIAETTPIQPALSPYGNTKQIGEEIISDVVKVSGINAILLRYFNPIGAHPSGEIGELPIGVPQNLVPFITQAGMGLRAELSVYGNDYPTVDGTCVRDYIHVVDLAKAHVIALQRLLDKKNAEPLEIFNLGTGTGSSVLEVIAAFEKVSGQKLPYKIVERREGDVTEAYANTDKANTVLGWKTVSTLEDAMDSAWKWEQKVRTSPQFAS from the coding sequence ATGAAAATAGTAGTTACTGGCGGTTTAGGTTTTATTGGATCCCACACCGTTGTCGAATTGCAAAATCAAGGTTTCGAAGTAGTCGTGATTGATAATCTTTCTAATTCTTCTATTGAAGTTTTAGATGGTATTGAACGAATTACAGGTAAAAAACCAATTTTTTCCGCAATCGATTTAAGAGAAAAATTGGCAGTGCAAAGTTTCTTTATGGAACATATTGATATTGCGGGAGTCATTCATTTTGCAGCTTCTAAAGCGGTTGGCGAAAGCGTAAAAAATCCGTTGTTGTATTATGAAAACAACTTGGGTGCTTTGGTTTACATTTTGCAGGAATTGGAGAAAAAGGCAGCAGCTCATTTTATCTTCAGTTCGTCTTGTACGGTTTACGGTCAAGCCGAAGTGATGCCAATTGCAGAGACAACCCCGATTCAACCTGCCTTGTCTCCTTACGGAAATACAAAACAGATTGGCGAAGAAATCATATCTGATGTAGTGAAAGTAAGCGGTATCAATGCTATTCTGCTTCGTTATTTCAACCCAATCGGAGCGCATCCTTCTGGGGAAATTGGAGAATTGCCGATTGGTGTGCCCCAAAATTTAGTTCCATTTATCACTCAAGCCGGAATGGGTTTGCGAGCCGAATTATCGGTTTATGGAAACGATTACCCAACGGTTGATGGTACTTGCGTTCGCGATTATATCCACGTAGTCGATTTGGCGAAAGCACACGTAATCGCTTTGCAACGATTATTGGACAAAAAGAATGCAGAGCCTTTAGAGATTTTCAACTTAGGAACAGGAACAGGAAGTTCTGTATTGGAAGTGATTGCCGCTTTCGAAAAAGTGAGTGGTCAAAAATTACCATACAAAATTGTGGAACGAAGAGAAGGAGATGTAACTGAGGCGTACGCCAATACAGACAAAGCGAATACCGTTTTGGGATGGAAGACCGTTTCGACTTTGGAAGACGCCATGGACAGTGCCTGGAAATGGGAACAAAAAGTTAGAACTAGTCCTCAATTTGCATCATAA
- a CDS encoding DinB family protein produces the protein MTANKNKNAVNALLSEYRKVIIELQNVIQNIPDEKLVLTITPETNNEDCQSIQTILAHVVNSGYAYCIYIRNLKNATIERPRKEIRKSVQEYKVDLNNVLLYTYETFETIYDNDLERFAESEKIKTSWGQVYDIEQLFEHAIVHILRHRRQIENFKTTLEI, from the coding sequence ATGACTGCAAATAAAAACAAAAACGCTGTAAATGCATTACTTTCAGAATATAGAAAAGTAATAATAGAACTGCAAAATGTGATTCAAAATATACCTGACGAAAAGTTGGTTTTGACAATTACTCCAGAAACTAATAACGAGGATTGTCAATCAATTCAAACGATACTTGCTCATGTAGTGAATTCTGGATACGCCTATTGCATTTATATTCGAAATTTGAAAAATGCAACTATTGAACGTCCGAGAAAAGAAATTCGTAAATCAGTACAAGAATATAAAGTTGACCTAAATAATGTTCTTTTATATACTTACGAAACGTTTGAAACTATTTATGATAATGATCTGGAACGCTTTGCCGAATCAGAAAAAATAAAAACATCCTGGGGACAAGTCTACGATATTGAACAATTATTTGAACATGCCATCGTACATATTTTAAGACATCGAAGACAAATAGAAAATTTCAAAACAACATTAGAAATTTAG
- a CDS encoding sodium/sugar symporter, translated as MSQNLAFADYAVFIIYFVVVSTYGYTIYRKREKNEHDAKAYFLAEGSLTWWAIGASLIASNISAEQFIGMSGEGFFLGIAVAAYEWLAAIALIIVAVWFIPVYLKNKIYTMPQFLKTRYNESTALIMAVFWLFLYVFVNLTSILYLGAVAINGLAGGQYLHVIMIGLAFFALLISLGGMKVVAYTDVIQVAVLIIGGLVTSYIALTTVGHYFGFGQDAIAGFKVLMEKAPEHFKMIIPRPTATSSQLDINKYLTFPGLMSYLAGIWIINLNYWGCNQYITQRALGADLQTARTGILFAGMLKLVMPLIVMLPGIAAYVLYENGHLPQLVGGKDGAYSAMLTFLPTGLKGLSVAALTAAIVASLAGKVNSISTIYTLDVHKKYIQKGASDRTQVNIGRYAVFAAMLLAVMFTWNDLLGIGGVGGFTYIQKYTGFISPGVFAMFFLGMFWKRTTGTAAIVGVISGFLLSVFFNEFAPALLGNETLLYTAWPNGHGGFEIPFHICMGLSFLFTMILMIGISFAGPKVNPKAFELDTEMFKVKPQTMVLIVITLLIIAALYVKFW; from the coding sequence ATGAGCCAGAACCTTGCTTTTGCGGATTACGCAGTATTTATTATTTATTTTGTCGTGGTATCCACTTATGGATATACGATTTATCGCAAGCGTGAAAAAAACGAGCACGATGCCAAAGCATATTTCCTTGCAGAAGGATCACTTACGTGGTGGGCTATTGGAGCTTCGTTAATCGCTTCAAACATTTCGGCTGAACAATTTATTGGAATGAGTGGTGAAGGATTCTTTTTAGGAATCGCTGTTGCTGCATATGAGTGGCTTGCCGCTATCGCTTTGATTATTGTTGCCGTTTGGTTTATTCCTGTTTATTTGAAAAACAAGATTTATACCATGCCTCAATTTTTGAAAACGAGATATAACGAATCAACGGCTTTGATTATGGCTGTTTTTTGGTTGTTTTTATATGTTTTTGTAAACTTGACTTCTATTTTATACTTAGGAGCTGTTGCTATCAACGGTTTGGCAGGTGGTCAATATTTGCATGTTATTATGATAGGTTTGGCTTTCTTCGCTTTATTAATCTCTTTAGGAGGTATGAAAGTGGTAGCGTATACCGATGTAATTCAGGTAGCGGTTTTGATTATCGGAGGGTTGGTTACGTCTTATATTGCTTTGACTACAGTAGGACACTATTTTGGTTTTGGTCAAGACGCCATCGCTGGTTTCAAAGTATTGATGGAAAAAGCACCAGAGCATTTCAAAATGATTATTCCAAGACCTACAGCTACATCTTCTCAATTGGATATCAATAAGTATCTTACTTTTCCGGGGTTAATGTCGTATTTGGCAGGTATCTGGATTATCAATCTTAACTATTGGGGTTGTAACCAATACATCACTCAAAGAGCTTTGGGAGCTGATTTGCAAACGGCTCGTACTGGTATTTTGTTTGCAGGTATGTTGAAATTAGTGATGCCACTTATTGTAATGTTGCCAGGTATTGCCGCTTACGTTTTATATGAAAATGGACATTTACCACAATTGGTTGGAGGAAAAGACGGAGCCTACTCAGCAATGCTAACATTCCTTCCTACAGGTTTGAAAGGATTATCTGTTGCAGCTTTGACTGCGGCTATTGTTGCTTCATTGGCTGGTAAAGTAAACAGTATATCAACTATTTATACTTTGGACGTGCATAAAAAATACATTCAAAAAGGGGCTTCAGATAGAACTCAGGTAAATATTGGAAGATATGCCGTTTTTGCAGCGATGCTTCTTGCGGTTATGTTTACTTGGAATGACTTGTTAGGAATTGGCGGTGTGGGTGGTTTTACTTACATTCAAAAATATACTGGATTTATTAGTCCAGGAGTATTTGCAATGTTCTTCCTTGGGATGTTCTGGAAAAGAACGACTGGTACAGCTGCAATTGTAGGTGTGATTTCAGGTTTCTTATTGTCAGTTTTCTTTAACGAATTTGCGCCTGCATTATTAGGAAATGAAACCTTATTGTACACAGCTTGGCCTAATGGGCATGGTGGTTTCGAAATCCCATTCCATATCTGTATGGGATTGTCTTTCTTATTTACGATGATTCTAATGATCGGAATCAGTTTTGCAGGACCAAAAGTGAATCCAAAAGCATTCGAATTGGATACTGAAATGTTTAAGGTAAAACCACAAACAATGGTTTTAATTGTAATTACATTATTGATTATTGCTGCTTTGTACGTGAAGTTCTGGTAA
- the xylA gene encoding xylose isomerase, producing MTTTKQSYFKNIDTIKFEGRESTNPLAFKWYDENRIVAGKTLKEHLRFSMAYWHTLCNKGGDPFGAGTETFEWDKSENVIQRAKDKMDAAFEFMSKLGIPYYCFHDVDLVDDAPTLEEFEKRVQALVAYAKIKQEETGIKLLWGTSNLFSNPRYMNGASTNPNFDVVAYAAAQAKIAIDATIALGGENYVFWGGREGYMSLLNTDMKRELEHMARFLTICRDYARKQGFKGTFLIEPKPMEPMKHQYDFDAATTLGFLHKHGLQDDFKLNLEVNHATLAGHSFEHELQVAVDAGMLGSIDANRGDYQNGWDTDQFPVNVFEITQSMLVILEGGGIQGGGINFDAKVRRNSIDIEDKFVAHIAGMDVFARGLICADEILRKSNYKELRQKRYGSFDGENGAKYEKGELSLEDLSAIARAKGEPQPISGKQELFEQIISNAF from the coding sequence ATGACTACAACAAAACAATCGTATTTTAAAAACATCGATACCATAAAATTTGAAGGTAGAGAAAGTACAAATCCACTTGCTTTCAAATGGTATGATGAAAATCGCATAGTAGCAGGTAAAACGCTAAAAGAACATTTGCGTTTTTCTATGGCGTACTGGCATACCTTATGCAACAAAGGGGGAGATCCTTTTGGAGCAGGAACTGAAACATTTGAATGGGATAAAAGCGAGAATGTTATTCAGCGAGCCAAAGACAAAATGGATGCCGCTTTTGAATTCATGAGCAAACTGGGAATTCCTTATTACTGCTTTCATGATGTCGACTTGGTAGACGATGCGCCTACTTTAGAAGAATTTGAAAAACGTGTACAGGCTTTGGTGGCTTACGCTAAAATCAAACAAGAAGAAACAGGAATTAAATTGTTGTGGGGAACGTCAAACTTATTTAGCAATCCGCGCTATATGAATGGAGCCTCAACCAATCCAAATTTTGATGTAGTGGCGTACGCTGCAGCTCAAGCCAAAATTGCTATTGATGCTACGATTGCTTTAGGAGGAGAGAATTATGTGTTCTGGGGAGGAAGAGAAGGATATATGAGCCTTTTGAATACCGATATGAAAAGAGAGTTGGAGCACATGGCACGTTTTTTAACCATTTGTAGAGACTATGCTCGCAAACAAGGTTTTAAAGGAACTTTCCTTATCGAGCCAAAACCAATGGAACCGATGAAACATCAATATGATTTTGATGCGGCTACTACTTTAGGATTTCTTCACAAACACGGTCTTCAAGACGATTTCAAACTGAATTTAGAAGTGAATCACGCCACTCTTGCAGGACACTCTTTCGAACATGAATTGCAAGTGGCTGTAGATGCTGGAATGTTGGGAAGTATCGATGCAAATCGTGGAGATTATCAAAACGGATGGGATACAGACCAATTTCCGGTTAATGTTTTTGAAATTACCCAATCTATGTTGGTGATTTTAGAAGGTGGTGGCATTCAAGGAGGCGGAATCAACTTCGACGCTAAAGTGAGAAGAAACTCAATCGATATCGAAGATAAATTTGTTGCCCACATAGCGGGAATGGATGTTTTTGCCAGAGGACTTATCTGTGCGGATGAAATTTTAAGAAAATCAAATTATAAAGAATTACGCCAAAAGCGTTACGGATCATTTGACGGAGAAAATGGAGCTAAGTACGAAAAAGGGGAGCTTTCCCTTGAAGACCTTAGTGCTATTGCCCGTGCAAAGGGAGAACCTCAGCCAATAAGTGGAAAACAAGAATTATTTGAACAAATTATTTCCAATGCTTTTTAG
- a CDS encoding LexA family protein, translated as MSIKKEQKLTFFRPDFESDSRIPYINEGISAGFPSPAADFMENNIDLNKELSENPLATFYIKVKGNSMIDAGINDKDVLVVDRSLEPQNNKIAICFIDGEFTVKRIQVEKDCLYLMPENPNYEPIKVTEENQLIIWGMVTYVIKKV; from the coding sequence ATGTCTATAAAAAAAGAACAAAAGCTTACTTTTTTTCGCCCCGACTTTGAAAGCGATAGTCGAATTCCGTACATAAACGAAGGGATTTCGGCGGGTTTCCCCTCACCTGCCGCCGATTTTATGGAAAACAACATTGATTTGAACAAAGAGTTGAGCGAAAATCCTTTGGCTACTTTTTATATCAAAGTCAAAGGCAACTCAATGATTGATGCGGGCATAAACGACAAAGATGTGTTAGTCGTTGACCGAAGTCTGGAACCGCAAAACAATAAAATTGCTATTTGCTTTATCGATGGCGAATTTACCGTAAAACGCATTCAAGTCGAAAAAGACTGTTTGTACCTCATGCCTGAAAACCCCAATTACGAGCCCATAAAAGTCACTGAAGAAAACCAACTCATCATTTGGGGAATGGTGACTTATGTGATAAAGAAAGTGTAA
- a CDS encoding xylulokinase: protein MYFLGIDLGSSSIKLSVFDADKGITVASVTAPEFEMDIIAPKFGWAEQDPNKWWEYVKNGIQTLGSKQHIDLKKIAAIGIAYQMHGLVLTDENINPVRSSIIWCDSRAASIGNQVYDKIGHESCQQQILGSPGNFTASKLKWVQTNEPEIFQKAVYMMLPGDFIAARLSGKAQISTSGLSEAALWNFSKGALATEVLQAMGLPVDKIPEIVPNFGYQATVHPNVASELGLSPDVKITYRGGDQPNNAMSLNVLKPGEIATTAGTSAVIYAVSNQDIYDKENRINTFLHVNNNEAQKNNGVMLCINGSGILYQWLRKIMSTDRTGLIAYEALNAEAAKVKAGSEGLRFYPFGNGVERIFNNKKVDAGIQNLNFNIHQSGHLIRSACEGIVFAMNYGFDVMKSVGASGEIVRAGNANLFLSPVFREIFTNTTQTTLELYNTSGSEGAARGAAYGFGYYASLDQAFEGLKCIDRIEPNPVLTAQYQEIYQEWKNHIKLES, encoded by the coding sequence ATGTATTTTTTAGGAATCGATTTAGGAAGCTCATCTATAAAATTGTCGGTATTTGATGCCGATAAAGGAATTACTGTAGCTTCGGTAACTGCTCCTGAATTTGAAATGGATATCATTGCTCCTAAATTTGGCTGGGCAGAACAAGACCCGAATAAATGGTGGGAATATGTAAAAAACGGGATTCAAACTCTTGGATCCAAACAACATATCGATTTAAAAAAAATTGCAGCAATCGGAATTGCTTATCAAATGCACGGTTTGGTATTGACAGATGAAAATATAAATCCAGTGCGTTCTTCTATCATTTGGTGTGATAGTAGGGCAGCTAGCATAGGAAATCAAGTTTATGACAAAATCGGACATGAATCTTGTCAACAACAAATACTTGGAAGCCCAGGGAATTTTACGGCTTCCAAATTAAAATGGGTTCAAACCAATGAACCAGAGATTTTTCAAAAAGCGGTTTACATGATGCTTCCGGGCGATTTTATAGCTGCAAGACTATCCGGAAAAGCACAAATAAGTACTTCGGGCTTATCGGAAGCCGCTTTGTGGAACTTCTCAAAAGGTGCTTTGGCAACCGAGGTTTTGCAAGCTATGGGACTTCCCGTAGATAAGATTCCTGAAATTGTTCCCAACTTTGGGTATCAGGCAACAGTACACCCTAATGTTGCATCAGAATTGGGATTAAGCCCTGATGTAAAAATCACGTACCGAGGTGGTGACCAACCCAACAATGCCATGTCTCTGAATGTTTTAAAACCAGGAGAAATTGCAACTACTGCAGGTACTTCGGCAGTTATTTATGCCGTAAGTAATCAGGATATTTATGATAAAGAAAACCGTATCAATACCTTTTTGCATGTCAATAATAACGAAGCTCAAAAAAATAACGGTGTGATGTTGTGCATTAATGGTTCTGGAATTTTATACCAGTGGTTGCGTAAAATCATGTCGACAGACAGAACTGGTTTAATCGCCTACGAAGCCCTAAATGCCGAAGCGGCAAAAGTAAAAGCAGGAAGTGAAGGCTTGCGTTTTTATCCTTTTGGTAATGGGGTGGAACGCATTTTTAATAATAAAAAGGTTGATGCAGGAATTCAAAATTTGAATTTTAATATTCATCAGTCGGGACATCTAATTCGTTCGGCTTGTGAAGGAATTGTATTTGCGATGAATTATGGTTTTGATGTAATGAAATCGGTAGGGGCATCGGGAGAGATCGTTCGTGCCGGAAATGCCAATTTATTTTTGAGTCCCGTTTTTAGAGAAATTTTTACCAATACCACTCAAACTACATTAGAATTATATAACACCTCTGGATCAGAAGGAGCAGCGCGTGGAGCCGCTTATGGTTTTGGCTATTATGCTTCTTTGGACCAGGCTTTTGAAGGGTTAAAATGCATAGATAGAATAGAGCCAAATCCTGTTTTGACTGCACAATATCAGGAAATATACCAAGAATGGAAAAATCATATTAAACTAGAATCATGA
- a CDS encoding NUDIX hydrolase: MGEKIIDRDLIQIQEQSAMNAITIDCVIFGFDNGILEVLLVQHAEGISKGRWGLPGGWIKKKESTDDAAHRLLAELTGMDNIYLEQLKAFGEPDRFPLRRVITIGYYALVKREDYNIKAGFTASDAKWYKINEIPDLIYDHNEILAYSIKNLRNRVRQAPLGFNLLPEKFTLLQLMQLYEEILGIEMDKSNFRRKILHMKLLVPLDEKQQDVSHRAAQLYKFDPEIYEKLTQKGFNFEF; this comes from the coding sequence ATGGGAGAAAAAATTATCGATAGGGATTTAATACAAATTCAGGAGCAATCTGCCATGAATGCCATTACTATTGACTGCGTGATATTTGGTTTTGATAACGGAATTCTTGAAGTTCTTTTGGTACAACACGCCGAAGGTATCAGTAAAGGAAGATGGGGATTACCAGGTGGCTGGATCAAGAAGAAAGAAAGTACAGACGATGCTGCTCACCGTTTGCTGGCCGAACTTACCGGAATGGACAATATTTATCTTGAACAGCTAAAAGCTTTTGGAGAACCAGACCGTTTCCCGTTGAGAAGGGTAATTACTATTGGCTATTATGCCCTTGTAAAAAGAGAAGACTATAATATTAAGGCAGGTTTTACCGCTTCGGATGCCAAATGGTATAAGATCAATGAAATTCCCGATTTGATTTATGACCATAATGAAATTCTTGCCTACAGCATAAAAAACCTTCGCAACAGAGTACGTCAAGCTCCACTGGGTTTTAACTTATTGCCTGAAAAATTCACCTTATTACAACTGATGCAACTGTACGAAGAAATTCTGGGGATCGAAATGGACAAATCCAATTTCCGTAGAAAGATTTTACACATGAAATTGCTGGTTCCATTGGATGAAAAACAACAGGATGTTTCGCATCGTGCAGCACAATTGTATAAATTTGACCCTGAAATTTATGAGAAACTAACGCAGAAAGGGTTTAACTTTGAGTTCTAA
- a CDS encoding Y-family DNA polymerase, with protein MYALVDCNNFYASCERVFQPKFNGKPVAILSNNDGCVISRSNEAKAVGVPMGAPAFQIKELVKEKNVHLFSSNYPLYGDLSNRVMAILSQFTPNLEIYSIDEAFLNFDGLNILDYHDYGLQMKGRVQKWVGIPVCIGFAETKALSKVANKIAKKFQDRTKGVYVIDSEEKRIKALKWTKIEDVWGIGYRTIKKVKLRNINTALDFVQPQHEAWIKKEMGVIGLRLKYELEGKSVLDLEPIVEQKKSIATTRSFPKQIADFDLLRERVTTFAAVCAEKLRKQHSCCHTIIVMLVVDKHSVITSKYYFNMAMTLPYASNSTITITNAAVEMLKKLHKGNEGIKFKKAGVIVTELIDENQKQFHLFEEENPKHLALMKVMDRLNHKIGDTKIKLASQNLSLTWNMNQNHLSPRYTTNFKDILEIQCL; from the coding sequence ATGTATGCTCTAGTCGATTGTAATAATTTCTATGCTTCCTGCGAACGTGTTTTTCAGCCGAAATTCAACGGTAAACCGGTTGCGATATTATCCAACAATGACGGCTGTGTGATTTCGAGAAGCAACGAAGCCAAAGCCGTTGGAGTACCTATGGGCGCGCCGGCATTTCAGATTAAGGAATTGGTCAAAGAGAAAAATGTTCATTTATTCTCCTCCAATTATCCACTGTATGGCGATTTGAGCAATCGGGTTATGGCGATTTTGAGTCAATTTACCCCAAACCTAGAAATTTACAGCATTGACGAAGCTTTCCTGAATTTTGATGGGTTAAACATTTTGGATTATCACGATTATGGCCTTCAAATGAAAGGACGTGTCCAAAAATGGGTAGGCATTCCGGTTTGCATTGGCTTTGCCGAAACCAAAGCATTATCTAAAGTCGCCAATAAAATTGCCAAAAAATTCCAAGACAGAACCAAAGGAGTTTATGTCATTGACAGCGAAGAAAAACGCATCAAAGCTCTCAAATGGACCAAAATTGAAGATGTTTGGGGCATTGGGTATCGCACTATCAAAAAAGTAAAACTTCGCAATATCAATACCGCACTCGATTTTGTCCAGCCACAGCACGAGGCTTGGATTAAGAAAGAAATGGGAGTTATTGGCCTGCGTCTAAAATATGAATTGGAAGGCAAATCGGTTTTGGACTTGGAGCCCATAGTCGAACAAAAAAAGAGCATTGCCACGACCAGAAGTTTCCCCAAACAAATTGCCGACTTTGATTTACTTCGAGAACGGGTGACTACTTTTGCAGCCGTTTGTGCCGAAAAACTACGCAAACAACATTCCTGTTGCCACACCATTATTGTGATGCTGGTTGTCGATAAACATTCGGTTATAACTTCCAAATATTATTTTAATATGGCCATGACTTTGCCATACGCCTCAAATTCGACAATAACCATTACAAATGCTGCCGTCGAAATGCTGAAGAAATTACACAAAGGCAACGAGGGAATCAAGTTCAAAAAAGCGGGAGTTATCGTCACGGAATTAATCGATGAAAATCAAAAACAATTTCATTTATTTGAGGAAGAAAATCCCAAACATTTGGCTTTAATGAAAGTGATGGACCGACTGAATCACAAAATTGGTGATACCAAAATAAAACTGGCCAGCCAAAATTTAAGTCTGACCTGGAATATGAACCAAAATCATCTTTCGCCCAGATACACTACTAATTTCAAAGATATTCTCGAGATACAATGTCTATAA